The following proteins are encoded in a genomic region of Lachnospiraceae bacterium KM106-2:
- a CDS encoding predicted membrane protein hemolysin III homolog has translation MLRLKKIKPKDPGSAITHFIGMLMAGLSATPLLIRAATNPDKIHVLSLSVFIVSMILLYTASTLYHTLNLSDKANRRLKKFDHMMIFILIAGSYTPICLIVIGGTLGYSMCALIWSMAIAGIILKGFWVYCPKWVSSVIYIAMGWTCVIAFSPIINSLSRAAFVWLLTGGIIYTVGGIIYALKLPIFNTKHKNFGSHEIFHLFVMGGSICHFILMYSFVALMPLQ, from the coding sequence ATGTTACGTCTTAAAAAAATAAAACCAAAAGATCCCGGCAGCGCCATTACTCATTTTATTGGCATGCTCATGGCTGGCCTATCTGCTACTCCATTACTAATTCGGGCCGCTACTAATCCAGATAAAATTCATGTGCTTTCGCTCAGTGTATTTATTGTCAGCATGATCCTTTTATATACTGCAAGCACTCTATACCATACATTAAACTTGTCCGACAAAGCAAATCGAAGATTAAAGAAATTCGATCATATGATGATCTTTATATTAATTGCCGGATCTTATACGCCAATCTGTCTAATTGTCATTGGTGGCACTTTAGGATATAGCATGTGTGCTCTTATCTGGTCCATGGCCATTGCAGGAATCATCCTAAAAGGTTTCTGGGTCTACTGTCCAAAGTGGGTTTCCAGTGTCATCTACATTGCAATGGGATGGACTTGTGTGATCGCATTCTCGCCAATCATTAATTCCCTATCACGTGCAGCCTTTGTATGGCTCTTAACCGGAGGAATCATTTATACTGTAGGTGGTATTATCTATGCATTAAAGCTTCCTATCTTCAATACCAAACATAAAAACTTTGGTTCCCATGAGATCTTCCATCTCTTTGTAATGGGCGGAAGTATTTGCCACTTTATCTTAATGTATTCCTTTGTCGCCCTTATGCCCTTACAATAG
- a CDS encoding D-alanyl-D-alanine carboxypeptidase — protein MNKKVIITAGAIGIAAAGILSYTLLTLHAKSSNSSKSYEYYYNKDNNTYKDNSTVNKNDAVDITKNDSKFQNPKLDTTPDSLTVLVNKELPLPSDYIPSDLTEPNIEFDERSGQKKLLRKKAATAIEKLCAGAKEEGYTITGVSGYRSYARQQEIYYKNIRKYGKTYTSQYSAAPGYSEHQTGLSMDVSSPSFSNNLDEDFINTDEGKWLNKNCYKYGFIIRFPKGKEEQTGYSYEPWHIRYVGVELATYIMKNNLCLEEYYNFQYSNDSDKESNNDIDLTISTPAPRRTARPKTTATPSPSPSAKPTTSPTTTPTKKPTSTPKPTKKPVATHTPKPVVTPAPTPVITPEPVVTPETPTQDPNSNVDQNVGSSDGAVSNPQ, from the coding sequence TTGAACAAAAAAGTTATCATTACTGCAGGTGCAATTGGTATCGCTGCTGCAGGTATTTTATCCTATACATTATTAACACTACATGCAAAATCGAGTAATTCATCGAAATCTTATGAATATTATTATAACAAAGATAATAATACATATAAGGACAATAGCACTGTGAATAAAAATGATGCCGTCGATATTACAAAGAATGACTCGAAATTTCAGAATCCTAAACTTGATACTACTCCTGATAGCTTAACGGTTTTAGTAAATAAAGAATTACCTCTTCCTTCAGACTATATCCCATCAGACTTGACAGAACCTAATATTGAATTTGATGAAAGAAGCGGGCAGAAAAAACTGCTTCGTAAGAAAGCAGCAACTGCCATAGAAAAATTATGTGCTGGAGCAAAAGAAGAAGGATACACAATTACTGGCGTATCTGGATACCGTTCCTATGCAAGACAACAAGAAATTTACTATAAGAACATTCGTAAATATGGTAAAACATATACCTCCCAGTACTCGGCTGCCCCTGGATATAGCGAGCACCAGACTGGCCTAAGTATGGATGTCAGTTCTCCATCCTTTAGCAATAATCTAGACGAAGACTTCATCAATACAGATGAAGGAAAATGGCTCAACAAAAACTGCTATAAATATGGTTTTATCATCCGTTTTCCAAAGGGTAAAGAAGAACAGACCGGATATTCCTATGAACCTTGGCATATTCGCTATGTCGGCGTAGAACTTGCTACGTATATTATGAAAAATAATCTATGTCTTGAAGAATATTATAACTTCCAATACTCAAATGATTCTGACAAAGAGTCGAATAACGATATTGACTTAACAATTTCTACCCCTGCGCCAAGGAGAACCGCCCGTCCAAAGACAACAGCGACTCCAAGTCCATCTCCAAGTGCAAAACCTACTACGAGTCCAACCACGACTCCTACTAAAAAGCCTACTAGCACTCCAAAGCCTACGAAAAAACCAGTGGCAACACATACACCAAAACCTGTTGTGACTCCAGCTCCTACCCCTGTTATAACTCCAGAACCTGTTGTAACACCGGAGACACCTACCCAAGATCCTAATTCTAACGTCGATCAAAACGTGGGTAGTTCAGATGGAGCAGTGTCAAATCCACAATAA
- a CDS encoding stage II sporulation protein related to metaloproteases, with amino-acid sequence MSKEKLTTLFKSKGFYLSLLTGVLAVFAICFVVLNTTSVKKQNNGGTDLAKMSSEETEKTKNTGKEANSNAAKNETAQPDKQTNIKNNTKDTKQATTKKDESVAVTKQDNAKVNANLKFNEEKGLAWPVKGNVLMKYSMDRGVYFATLGQYKCNPAIIIDAKVGDPVKSAAAGKITSITKDEETGLTVTMDIGNNYKLVYGQLQKLQVKKGDIVKEGQKIGTVAQPTKYYVVEGGNLYFKVLEHEETVNPMLLLR; translated from the coding sequence ATGAGTAAAGAGAAATTGACAACTCTTTTCAAGAGTAAAGGATTTTATTTATCGCTTCTAACTGGTGTTTTGGCAGTATTTGCAATTTGTTTTGTAGTGTTGAATACTACCTCTGTAAAGAAACAGAATAATGGCGGAACAGATTTGGCTAAGATGTCATCTGAAGAAACAGAGAAGACAAAAAACACGGGTAAAGAAGCAAACTCCAATGCGGCAAAAAATGAAACAGCCCAACCGGACAAACAGACAAACATAAAAAATAATACAAAGGATACGAAACAAGCAACGACGAAAAAAGATGAATCAGTAGCAGTGACAAAGCAAGATAATGCGAAGGTAAATGCTAATCTGAAATTTAATGAGGAGAAAGGTCTTGCATGGCCAGTAAAAGGAAATGTATTGATGAAGTACAGTATGGATCGTGGTGTATATTTTGCAACGCTTGGTCAGTACAAATGTAATCCTGCAATTATTATTGATGCTAAGGTAGGAGATCCTGTCAAGAGTGCAGCAGCAGGTAAGATTACGAGTATTACTAAGGATGAGGAGACAGGCTTAACGGTTACGATGGATATCGGAAATAATTATAAGCTTGTATATGGGCAGTTACAAAAGCTTCAAGTTAAAAAAGGTGATATTGTTAAGGAAGGACAAAAGATCGGTACCGTGGCACAACCTACAAAGTATTATGTTGTAGAAGGTGGAAATCTTTACTTCAAAGTATTAGAACATGAGGAAACGGTCAATCCAATGTTATTGCTTCGTTAA
- a CDS encoding stage II sporulation protein D → MLVLLLGMIVLFVPFFITISWSNGKAVSGTNKKEIPVSVAKNGQTIILSEDEYIKGALAGSMPMTFEDETLQAQVVIIRTILYRSYLQSGDTVDGDKLGLSYVTMEQLKNEIDTKQYEVYVKKINSAIQKTKDQIIVYADKPIDAHFHYCNAGKTRDYEKVYGEKKEYLVSVDSSADIKSDLAMTVKKYKRNDLIDLLKEQLGITTLSEETLFDQIQIVKKDEEGYIISAKIGDSNISGDELSEVLSLNSCNFTIQDGDGQIQFIVKGKGEGIGFSQFGANEMAKEGTGYEELLKYYYKDVSIEKYSLK, encoded by the coding sequence ATGTTAGTTCTTTTGCTGGGAATGATCGTATTATTTGTGCCATTCTTTATTACAATTAGCTGGTCGAATGGGAAAGCAGTCTCTGGGACGAATAAGAAGGAAATACCAGTTAGTGTAGCGAAGAATGGACAGACCATTATATTATCAGAGGATGAGTACATAAAAGGAGCGTTGGCAGGCAGTATGCCGATGACATTTGAAGATGAGACGTTGCAAGCACAGGTAGTTATCATACGTACTATATTATATCGTTCTTATTTACAGTCGGGGGATACTGTAGATGGAGATAAATTGGGTCTTTCTTATGTTACGATGGAACAGTTAAAGAATGAAATAGATACAAAACAATATGAGGTATATGTGAAAAAAATCAATAGTGCGATCCAAAAGACAAAAGATCAGATTATCGTTTATGCAGATAAGCCGATCGATGCACACTTCCATTATTGTAATGCAGGCAAGACGAGGGACTATGAAAAAGTATATGGTGAGAAGAAGGAATATCTGGTGTCTGTGGATAGTAGTGCAGATATTAAATCAGATTTAGCAATGACAGTAAAGAAGTATAAAAGAAATGATCTGATAGATCTATTAAAGGAGCAGTTAGGCATAACCACTCTGTCGGAAGAAACTTTATTTGATCAGATCCAGATCGTAAAAAAAGATGAAGAAGGATATATTATATCTGCTAAAATAGGCGATTCTAACATTAGTGGTGATGAACTAAGTGAGGTGCTGAGTCTAAATTCCTGTAATTTCACTATCCAGGATGGTGACGGACAGATCCAGTTTATTGTAAAAGGAAAAGGCGAAGGAATTGGTTTTAGCCAGTTTGGCGCAAATGAGATGGCGAAAGAGGGAACAGGATATGAGGAATTATTGAAGTACTACTATAAGGATGTAAGTATTGAAAAATATTCGTTAAAATAA
- a CDS encoding isoleucyl-tRNA synthetase — MYEKVSTNLNFVEREKKIETFWNENDIFEKSIDSRKEGETYTFYDGPPTANGKPHIGHVLTRVIKDMIPRYRTMKGYMVPRKAGWDTHGLPVELEVEKMLGLDGKEQIEQYGLEPFIKECKDSVWKYKGMWEQFSDTVGFWADMEHPYVTYDNNFIESEWWALKQIWDKKLLYKGYKIVPYCPRCGTPLSSHEVAQGYKDVKEKSAIAKFRVKDTTDEYILAWTTTPWTLPSNVALCVNPEETYVKVKVSVNEKHNVVKEGEEETAVGTEYYYLAEALLSVIDGAYEVVEKFVGKDLEYKQYEPLFDYVFNKPDGTVVTPEDRTMVNKKKAFYVTCDSYVTLTDGTGVVHIAPAFGEDDAKVGRKYDLPLVQLVDEKGELKKEVTDFAGVFCKKADEGILKMLREKNLLFKALKFEHSYPFCWRCDTPLIYYARESWFIKMTAVKDDLIRNNNKVNWIPETIGKGRFGDWLENVQDWGVSRNRYWGTPLNVWECECGEQHAIGSIAELKEMSDNCPDDIELHRPYIDQVTIKCPHCGKQMKRVPEVIDCWFDSGSMPFAQHHYPFENQDLFKQQFPANFISEAVDQTRGWFYSLLAISTLLFNEAPYKNVIVLGHVQDENGQKMSKSKGNAVDPMEALQTYGADAIRWYFYINSAPWLPNRFHGKAVMEGQRKFLGTLWNTYAFFVLYANIDEFDASKYTLDYDKLSVMDKWLLSKLNTVVKTVDENLANYKIPETARALQSFVDEMSNWYVRRGRERFWAKGMEQDKINAYMTLYTALVTVCKAAAPMVPFMTEDIYQNLVRSVDKTAPESIHLCDFPEVNEAWIDAKLEKDMDEVVDIVVLGRSCRNTANIKNRQPIGKMYVKAEGDLSDFYRDIIEDELNVKEVTFTNDVRDFTSYTFKPQLRTLGRRFGKQINELKEVLASLDGNAAMDSLNAKGSITVTLEGNEEVIEKDDLLIEAAQKEGYVSDSDYGITVVIDTNLTEELIEEGFMLEVISKIQTMRKDSDFEVMDHILVCVSGNEKIEAIVKANADAIKDKVLANEIVFDRTEGIEKEWNINGETVTIAVKQVK; from the coding sequence ATGTACGAAAAGGTGTCAACAAACCTCAACTTCGTTGAGAGAGAAAAAAAGATTGAAACATTTTGGAACGAAAATGATATTTTTGAAAAAAGTATTGATTCTCGTAAAGAGGGTGAAACTTATACTTTCTATGATGGACCACCAACAGCAAATGGTAAGCCTCATATCGGTCACGTTTTAACACGTGTTATTAAGGATATGATTCCAAGATACCGTACTATGAAAGGTTACATGGTACCAAGAAAGGCTGGATGGGATACTCACGGTCTTCCAGTAGAACTTGAAGTAGAAAAGATGCTTGGTCTTGATGGTAAAGAGCAGATTGAACAATACGGTTTAGAACCATTTATTAAAGAATGTAAGGACAGCGTTTGGAAATACAAAGGTATGTGGGAACAATTCTCTGATACAGTAGGTTTCTGGGCTGATATGGAACATCCATATGTAACTTATGATAATAACTTCATCGAATCTGAATGGTGGGCGTTAAAACAAATCTGGGATAAGAAATTACTTTACAAAGGTTACAAGATCGTACCTTACTGCCCAAGATGTGGAACACCTTTATCTTCTCACGAAGTAGCACAAGGTTACAAAGATGTAAAAGAAAAATCAGCAATCGCTAAATTTAGAGTAAAAGATACAACTGATGAATATATCTTAGCTTGGACAACAACTCCTTGGACACTTCCTTCAAACGTTGCACTTTGTGTTAACCCAGAAGAAACTTATGTAAAAGTTAAAGTAAGTGTTAATGAAAAACATAACGTAGTAAAAGAAGGCGAAGAAGAGACAGCAGTAGGAACAGAATACTACTACTTAGCAGAAGCTTTACTTTCTGTTATCGACGGCGCTTATGAAGTGGTTGAGAAATTCGTTGGTAAAGACTTAGAATACAAACAATATGAACCATTATTTGATTATGTATTCAACAAACCAGATGGTACTGTTGTAACACCAGAAGATAGAACAATGGTTAATAAGAAGAAAGCTTTTTATGTAACTTGTGATTCTTATGTTACATTAACAGATGGTACTGGTGTTGTTCATATCGCTCCTGCATTTGGTGAAGATGATGCCAAGGTTGGACGTAAATATGACCTTCCATTAGTTCAATTAGTTGATGAAAAAGGTGAATTAAAGAAAGAAGTAACTGACTTCGCAGGCGTATTCTGTAAGAAAGCTGACGAAGGAATTCTTAAGATGTTAAGAGAGAAAAATCTTCTTTTCAAAGCCTTAAAATTTGAACACAGCTACCCATTCTGCTGGAGATGTGATACACCACTGATCTACTATGCAAGAGAATCTTGGTTCATCAAGATGACAGCTGTAAAAGATGATTTAATCCGTAATAATAATAAAGTAAACTGGATTCCAGAAACAATCGGTAAAGGTCGTTTTGGTGACTGGTTAGAAAACGTTCAAGACTGGGGCGTTAGCCGTAACCGTTACTGGGGAACTCCACTTAATGTTTGGGAATGTGAATGTGGCGAACAACATGCAATCGGAAGTATTGCTGAGTTAAAAGAAATGTCTGATAACTGTCCAGATGATATTGAACTTCACAGACCATACATTGATCAAGTAACAATTAAGTGTCCACACTGTGGAAAACAAATGAAACGTGTTCCTGAAGTTATCGACTGCTGGTTCGATTCAGGTTCTATGCCATTTGCACAACATCACTATCCATTTGAAAACCAAGACCTATTTAAACAACAATTCCCTGCAAACTTCATTTCAGAAGCAGTAGATCAGACAAGAGGATGGTTCTATTCCTTACTTGCAATCTCTACTTTACTTTTCAATGAAGCACCATATAAGAATGTTATCGTTTTAGGTCACGTTCAAGATGAAAATGGACAGAAGATGTCAAAATCTAAAGGTAATGCAGTAGATCCTATGGAAGCATTGCAAACTTACGGAGCAGATGCGATCCGTTGGTACTTCTACATTAACTCAGCACCATGGTTACCAAATCGCTTCCACGGTAAAGCAGTTATGGAAGGACAACGTAAGTTCTTAGGTACTTTATGGAACACTTATGCATTCTTCGTACTTTACGCAAATATTGATGAATTCGATGCATCAAAATATACATTAGATTATGATAAGTTATCTGTAATGGATAAGTGGTTATTATCTAAATTAAATACAGTTGTAAAAACAGTTGATGAAAACCTTGCTAACTACAAGATTCCTGAAACTGCAAGAGCATTACAAAGCTTCGTAGATGAAATGAGTAACTGGTACGTAAGACGTGGTCGTGAACGTTTCTGGGCAAAAGGAATGGAACAAGATAAGATCAATGCATACATGACTTTATACACTGCATTAGTAACAGTATGTAAAGCTGCAGCACCAATGGTTCCATTTATGACAGAAGACATTTATCAAAACTTAGTAAGAAGCGTTGATAAGACTGCTCCTGAAAGTATCCATTTATGTGACTTCCCAGAAGTAAATGAAGCATGGATTGATGCAAAACTTGAAAAAGATATGGATGAAGTTGTTGATATCGTTGTATTAGGACGTTCTTGCCGTAATACAGCAAACATCAAGAACAGACAGCCAATCGGAAAGATGTATGTGAAAGCAGAAGGAGATTTATCTGATTTCTATCGTGATATTATTGAAGATGAATTAAATGTAAAAGAAGTAACATTTACAAACGATGTAAGAGATTTCACTTCTTATACATTCAAACCTCAATTAAGAACTCTTGGTAGACGTTTTGGTAAACAGATCAACGAATTAAAAGAAGTGTTAGCTAGCCTTGATGGAAATGCTGCTATGGATTCCTTAAATGCTAAGGGAAGCATTACAGTAACTCTTGAAGGTAACGAAGAAGTAATCGAAAAAGATGATTTACTAATTGAAGCTGCACAAAAAGAAGGATATGTTTCTGATTCTGACTATGGTATCACAGTTGTAATCGATACAAACCTTACTGAAGAATTGATCGAAGAAGGTTTCATGCTTGAAGTGATCAGTAAGATCCAGACAATGCGTAAAGATTCTGATTTCGAAGTTATGGATCACATCTTAGTATGTGTATCTGGTAATGAAAAGATCGAAGCAATCGTAAAAGCAAATGCGGATGCGATCAAAGATAAAGTTTTAGCAAATGAAATTGTATTTGATAGAACAGAAGGCATTGAAAAAGAATGGAACATCAACGGCGAAACAGTAACGATCGCTGTAAAACAAGTAAAATAA
- a CDS encoding nicotinate phosphoribosyltransferase, protein MDNRNLTLLTDFYELTMMQGYFKNDTNETVIFDAFYRNNPSGSGYAICAGLDQVIDYIKNLHFTTSDIEYLRSLSIFDEDFLEYLSNFKFTGDIYAIPEGTIVFPMEPLVKVIAPVIEAQLVETALLNIINHQSLIATKASRVCYAARGEAVMEFGLRRAQGPDAGTLGARAAVIGGCAGTSNVLCAKEFNVPALGTHAHSWIMSFDDELTAFRKYAELYPGNTTLLVDTYDTLRSGVPNAIKVFDELKAAGKMPEQYGIRLDSGDLAYLSKKARKMLDQAGYTDASICASSDLDEYLIDSLKTQGATINVWGVGTNLITSKDCPAFGGVYKLAAVKRDGKFIPKIKLSENQWKITNPGNKTVYRIYDKETNKIKADLISLVGEQFSEEDPLLIFDPINTWKKTYLKPGEYTLRELLVPVFLNGECVYQSPDVMDIREYCKQELGTLWDETRRFANPHLVYVDLSNELWHLKNQLLDRFNMNN, encoded by the coding sequence ATGGATAATAGAAATTTAACACTATTGACCGATTTTTATGAGCTTACTATGATGCAAGGCTATTTTAAAAACGATACCAACGAAACTGTAATCTTCGATGCATTCTATCGTAACAATCCATCCGGTAGTGGATACGCAATTTGTGCTGGATTAGATCAGGTGATAGATTACATTAAAAATCTACATTTCACAACCAGCGATATTGAATACCTTAGAAGTCTCTCCATCTTTGATGAAGATTTTCTAGAATATCTCTCCAACTTTAAATTTACTGGCGATATCTATGCTATCCCAGAAGGAACTATTGTATTTCCAATGGAACCATTGGTTAAAGTTATTGCTCCAGTCATTGAGGCGCAATTAGTAGAGACTGCTCTATTAAATATAATAAATCATCAAAGTCTGATCGCAACAAAAGCATCCAGAGTCTGCTATGCTGCACGTGGTGAAGCTGTTATGGAATTTGGTCTTCGTAGAGCACAAGGACCAGATGCTGGAACACTTGGTGCTAGAGCTGCCGTAATCGGTGGTTGTGCTGGTACAAGTAATGTTTTATGCGCTAAAGAATTTAACGTGCCTGCTTTAGGTACACACGCACATAGTTGGATTATGAGTTTTGATGACGAACTTACTGCATTCCGTAAATATGCAGAACTCTATCCTGGTAACACGACACTTCTTGTGGATACTTATGATACACTTCGCTCAGGCGTTCCAAATGCTATTAAAGTATTTGATGAATTAAAAGCTGCTGGAAAGATGCCAGAACAATACGGAATCAGACTTGATAGCGGCGATTTAGCATACCTATCAAAAAAAGCAAGAAAAATGTTAGATCAAGCTGGTTATACAGATGCTAGTATCTGTGCATCTAGTGATTTAGATGAATACTTAATCGATTCATTAAAAACACAAGGAGCAACTATCAATGTATGGGGTGTCGGAACAAATCTGATCACTTCTAAAGATTGTCCTGCTTTTGGTGGTGTTTACAAATTAGCTGCTGTGAAAAGAGATGGCAAATTCATTCCAAAGATTAAGTTATCCGAAAATCAATGGAAGATTACAAATCCGGGAAATAAAACCGTATATCGTATTTATGATAAAGAAACAAACAAGATTAAAGCCGATTTAATTTCATTAGTTGGAGAACAATTCTCTGAAGAAGATCCTTTATTGATCTTTGATCCAATCAATACATGGAAAAAGACTTATTTAAAACCTGGTGAATATACATTACGTGAACTACTTGTTCCTGTCTTCTTAAATGGAGAATGTGTATATCAGTCGCCTGATGTAATGGATATTCGTGAATACTGTAAACAAGAACTAGGTACTCTCTGGGATGAGACAAGACGTTTTGCTAATCCACATCTTGTTTATGTTGATCTTTCTAATGAATTATGGCATTTAAAAAATCAATTATTAGACCGTTTTAATATGAATAACTAA
- a CDS encoding glycogen phosphorylase: MQEINKEEFKKHVTDNLKVLFRKPINEANDQQLFQAVAYAVKDYIIDRWMATHKVYEEKDVKTVYYLSMEFLMGRALGNCIINLCADKVIREALDELGLDLNVIEDQEPDPALGNGGLGRLAACFLDSLSTLGYAAYGCGIRYKYGMFEQKIENGYQIEVPDHWLKNGNPFEMKRAEYSVEVKFGGYVRIIKDDRGKERFVQENYSSVLAVPYDIPVLGYGNNVVNTLRIWDAEPIVYFNLDSFDKGDYQKAVEQENLARTICEVLYPNDNHYAGKELRLKQQYFFVSASIQRAVSKYLENHDDVRYLYEKVCFQLNDTHPTVAVPELMRILMDDYDLEWDEAWEITTKTCAYTNHTIMSEALEKWPLELFSRLLPRIYQIVEEINRRFILEIQAKYPGDYQKIQNMAIIYDGQVKMANLAIVASYSVNGVAKLHTEILKKQQLKDFYEMMPYKFNNKTNGITQRRFLLHANPLLADWVTRKIGSDWITNLDHIKEIAVYADDLKSQREFMNIKYQNKVRLAEYIKKHNNVDVDPRTIFDVQVKRLHEYKRQLLNILHIMHLYNQLKKNPDMEFYPRTFIFGAKASAGYRRAKAIIKLINNVGEVVNNDKSIKNKLKVVFIENYRVSNAEIIISAADVSEQISTASKEASGTSNMKFMLNGAVTLGTMDGANVEIVEEVGKENVFIFGLSSDEVINYELNGGYNPKDIYNIDQDIRTVLTQLINGFYSPENTELFREIYNSLLEPNGGERADQYFILKDFHSYEEAQKRVEKAYMNPNQWAKMAMMNTACAGKFSSDRTIQEYVDDLWKLDKVTVDL, encoded by the coding sequence ATGCAGGAGATCAATAAAGAAGAGTTCAAAAAACATGTTACAGATAACTTAAAAGTGTTATTCCGCAAACCAATCAATGAAGCAAATGATCAACAATTGTTTCAAGCCGTGGCCTATGCAGTAAAGGATTATATTATTGACCGCTGGATGGCTACGCATAAGGTATATGAGGAAAAGGATGTTAAGACAGTTTACTATCTCTCTATGGAATTTTTAATGGGCAGGGCACTTGGGAACTGTATTATAAATTTATGTGCAGATAAGGTGATTCGGGAAGCATTAGACGAACTAGGTTTAGATCTTAATGTAATTGAAGATCAGGAACCAGACCCAGCTTTAGGAAATGGAGGTCTTGGTAGACTTGCAGCATGTTTTTTAGATTCTTTATCAACGCTTGGATATGCCGCTTATGGATGTGGAATTCGGTATAAGTATGGTATGTTTGAGCAAAAGATCGAGAATGGCTACCAGATAGAAGTACCCGACCACTGGCTGAAAAATGGAAATCCATTTGAAATGAAGCGGGCTGAATATTCGGTGGAAGTCAAATTTGGCGGTTATGTCAGAATCATTAAGGACGATCGCGGTAAAGAGCGATTTGTTCAAGAGAACTATTCCTCGGTTCTTGCGGTACCTTATGATATCCCAGTCCTGGGTTATGGAAATAATGTAGTAAATACCCTTCGAATCTGGGATGCAGAACCTATTGTATATTTTAACTTAGACTCCTTTGATAAAGGTGATTATCAAAAGGCAGTGGAACAGGAGAATCTAGCACGTACCATATGTGAAGTGCTATATCCAAATGATAATCATTATGCAGGGAAAGAGTTGCGATTAAAACAACAGTATTTCTTCGTATCAGCCAGTATCCAACGTGCTGTATCTAAGTATTTGGAGAATCATGATGATGTACGTTATTTATATGAAAAAGTATGTTTCCAGCTAAATGACACTCATCCGACAGTTGCGGTTCCTGAATTAATGCGGATCTTAATGGATGATTATGATCTAGAATGGGATGAAGCTTGGGAGATTACTACTAAGACATGTGCTTATACGAATCATACTATTATGTCAGAAGCATTGGAAAAATGGCCATTAGAGCTCTTCTCACGATTGCTGCCTAGAATTTATCAGATTGTGGAAGAGATTAATCGTCGTTTTATTTTAGAAATCCAAGCGAAGTATCCTGGAGATTATCAAAAGATTCAAAATATGGCGATCATCTATGATGGTCAAGTGAAGATGGCGAATCTTGCGATTGTTGCCAGCTATTCCGTAAATGGTGTGGCTAAATTGCATACAGAGATTCTGAAAAAGCAGCAATTAAAAGATTTCTATGAGATGATGCCATATAAATTTAATAATAAGACAAATGGAATTACGCAGAGAAGATTCCTATTACATGCTAATCCTTTATTGGCAGACTGGGTGACAAGAAAGATAGGTTCGGATTGGATTACAAATTTAGATCATATTAAAGAAATTGCGGTATATGCAGATGATCTAAAGAGTCAGCGAGAATTTATGAATATTAAGTATCAAAATAAGGTAAGATTAGCGGAATATATTAAGAAACATAACAATGTAGATGTTGATCCTAGAACTATTTTTGATGTGCAGGTAAAACGACTTCATGAGTATAAGAGACAGTTGTTGAATATCCTTCATATCATGCATCTATACAATCAACTAAAAAAGAACCCAGATATGGAGTTCTATCCAAGAACATTCATCTTTGGTGCAAAGGCGAGTGCTGGATATCGTCGTGCAAAGGCGATCATTAAGCTGATCAACAATGTAGGTGAAGTAGTCAATAATGATAAGAGTATCAAGAATAAATTAAAGGTTGTATTTATAGAGAACTATCGAGTATCAAATGCAGAGATCATTATTTCTGCAGCGGATGTGTCGGAACAGATTTCAACCGCAAGTAAAGAGGCAAGTGGTACCAGCAATATGAAGTTTATGCTAAATGGAGCTGTTACATTAGGTACTATGGATGGTGCAAATGTTGAAATCGTTGAAGAAGTAGGAAAAGAGAATGTATTTATCTTTGGTTTGAGTTCCGATGAGGTTATTAATTATGAGCTGAATGGAGGTTATAATCCAAAAGATATCTATAATATCGATCAAGATATTCGTACCGTATTAACGCAATTGATCAATGGATTTTATTCACCGGAGAATACGGAGCTGTTCCGTGAGATTTATAACTCTCTTTTAGAGCCAAATGGTGGAGAACGTGCAGATCAATACTTTATTTTGAAGGATTTTCATTCTTATGAGGAGGCACAGAAGAGAGTCGAGAAAGCTTATATGAATCCAAATCAATGGGCTAAGATGGCAATGATGAACACAGCATGTGCCGGAAAGTTTTCTTCGGATCGAACAATCCAAGAATATGTGGATGATCTTTGGAAATTAGATAAAGTGACGGTGGACTTATAG